The following are encoded together in the Microterricola viridarii genome:
- a CDS encoding carbohydrate kinase family protein — MTRAGTVFVGDVALDEYFTAESWPALGDKAWLDPLPAVVGGMIANAASVHAALGAPTRFLTTMNDGAISQRLLSDLETGGVDTGLCLVDNELADSRCLIFLSGGQHVVLTPRIGDQRFELDAERFQVLSAARSLYSSIGDLRRLRHGALTPLEILRALRASGTRIVLDLDVADLEPGDLELIGTVDLLFVNRIGFDRLRAGRSASDCAGALIAGGLSHLVVTRDADGCIVYSAGAPTATPISVAGIAADVVDVTGAGDAFCSAFLFALDRTADAGLAALFANGAGARATEAHGARSGVAGVGDVIRYLEVAGVDTAALNLALTTAPSATSTPDSH; from the coding sequence ATGACCCGCGCCGGCACCGTCTTTGTCGGAGACGTCGCCCTCGACGAGTACTTCACCGCCGAGAGTTGGCCCGCGCTCGGCGACAAGGCGTGGCTCGACCCGCTGCCCGCCGTTGTCGGCGGCATGATCGCCAACGCGGCGTCCGTGCACGCGGCACTCGGCGCGCCCACCCGCTTCCTCACCACGATGAACGACGGCGCGATCAGCCAGCGGCTGCTCTCCGACCTCGAGACGGGAGGGGTCGACACCGGGCTGTGCCTCGTCGACAACGAGTTGGCCGACTCGCGCTGCCTGATCTTCCTCTCCGGCGGGCAGCACGTCGTGCTCACCCCGCGCATCGGCGACCAGCGGTTCGAGCTCGACGCCGAACGCTTCCAGGTGCTCTCCGCCGCGCGGAGCCTGTACAGCTCGATCGGCGACCTGCGGCGCCTCCGCCACGGAGCGCTCACCCCGCTGGAGATCCTCCGCGCCCTCCGTGCCAGCGGCACGCGGATCGTGCTCGACCTCGACGTCGCCGACCTCGAGCCCGGTGACCTGGAGCTCATCGGCACCGTCGACCTGTTGTTCGTGAACCGGATCGGCTTCGACCGCCTCCGCGCCGGCCGCAGTGCGTCCGACTGCGCTGGCGCGCTCATCGCGGGCGGCCTCTCGCACCTGGTCGTCACCCGCGACGCTGACGGCTGCATCGTCTACTCCGCCGGCGCCCCGACCGCCACGCCGATCAGCGTCGCGGGCATCGCCGCCGACGTCGTCGACGTCACCGGCGCGGGCGACGCCTTCTGCAGCGCCTTCCTTTTCGCCCTGGACCGCACCGCGGATGCCGGCCTCGCCGCCCTCTTCGCCAACGGGGCGGGGGCCAGGGCGACCGAGGCCCACGGCGCCCGCTCCGGGGTGGCGGGCGTCGGTGACGTCATCCGCTACCTCGAGGTGGCCGGGGTCGACACCGCGGCCCTCAACCTCGCACTCACCACCGCACCATCAGCCACATCCACACCCGATTCGCACTAA
- a CDS encoding ABC transporter substrate-binding protein has product MTSVHPTRRLLFVAAASLLAVSLVGCVQNAPTTAAPTGDAVVVGADEAVSALLPAAIADSGTLRVGVNLTYSPNEFKTPDGAPTGWAIELMDAVGAKMGLEVEYQGAAFDNILPGVIGGKYDVGQGSFTDTKEREKIVDFVNYYSAGTRWAAAAGSTLNPDDACGLVIAAGATTYQETDDIPARSEACVAAGKEPISILKLDTQDDITNAVVLGRAAGFAADSPVTAYAVSATKGKLELIGEQYDSAPFGFAVAKDAGTLAQALEAAVQAIIDDGSYGAILAKWGVEDGAVSTAGINGALF; this is encoded by the coding sequence TTGACTTCCGTTCACCCCACCCGCCGCCTGCTCTTCGTGGCGGCCGCATCCCTCCTCGCCGTCAGCCTCGTCGGCTGCGTGCAGAACGCGCCGACGACCGCCGCCCCGACCGGCGACGCCGTGGTCGTCGGAGCCGACGAAGCCGTCAGCGCCCTCCTCCCGGCCGCGATCGCAGACAGCGGCACCCTCCGCGTCGGCGTCAACCTGACCTACTCGCCGAACGAGTTCAAGACGCCGGACGGTGCCCCGACCGGCTGGGCCATCGAGCTGATGGACGCCGTCGGAGCCAAGATGGGACTCGAGGTCGAGTACCAGGGTGCCGCGTTCGACAACATCCTGCCCGGCGTGATCGGCGGCAAGTACGACGTCGGCCAGGGATCGTTCACCGACACCAAGGAGCGCGAGAAGATCGTCGACTTCGTGAACTACTACTCCGCCGGCACCCGCTGGGCGGCCGCCGCAGGCAGCACGCTGAACCCGGACGACGCCTGTGGCCTCGTCATCGCGGCCGGCGCAACCACCTACCAGGAGACCGACGACATCCCGGCACGCTCCGAGGCCTGCGTCGCCGCGGGCAAGGAGCCCATCAGCATCCTCAAGCTCGACACCCAGGATGACATCACGAACGCAGTCGTCCTCGGCCGTGCGGCCGGCTTCGCGGCCGACTCGCCCGTCACCGCCTACGCCGTCAGCGCCACCAAGGGCAAGCTGGAGCTCATCGGTGAGCAGTATGACTCCGCACCCTTCGGCTTCGCCGTCGCCAAGGACGCGGGCACGCTGGCTCAGGCGCTTGAGGCCGCCGTGCAGGCGATCATCGACGACGGCAGCTACGGTGCGATCCTCGCCAAGTGGGGCGTTGAGGACGGCGCTGTCAGCACCGCCGGGATCAACGGGGCACTCTTCTAA
- a CDS encoding carboxylesterase/lipase family protein yields the protein MSETTEISVETESGRVRGSVVDGVHRYLGVPYAAAPFGPNRFRPPQPVVPWSGERDCTEHGATPPQLPYGGGMEKFLGTAHVPGDEILNLAIWAPEGQAGALAPVIVWIHGGSLSRGSNALEVYDGTRFAQDGVLFVGANYRLGAEGFSVLDGAPANLGLADQIEALRWVRRNIWAFGGDPSRVTVMGESAGAITIAALLALPDAASLFDRAIMQSGPPDAKPAKTAGAVTRGMAKLLGVAPSRDAFAALSPARLLDAQRRATAGTTPITGGPAFALTLGSETVPRHPMEALTTGAGSGIPVLFGANTEEYRLWFVPTGLLTKIGWLHIVVAMAKFGISPGTVRLYRRNRPGASVGELFGALATDLLLRVPLNKLADARLAVPGAAPSFVYEFAWRSPVDGLGACHALELGFVFDNVDNAEAVAMAGPDAPRRLATDMHAAWVRFAATGDPGWPAWSAERPVKMWDGTTDAVVPAPREQERARWR from the coding sequence ATGTCAGAGACCACCGAGATCAGTGTCGAGACGGAGTCCGGCCGTGTGCGGGGCAGCGTCGTCGATGGCGTGCACCGTTACCTCGGCGTGCCGTATGCCGCGGCCCCATTCGGGCCGAATCGGTTCCGGCCGCCGCAGCCCGTCGTGCCGTGGTCGGGCGAGCGCGACTGCACGGAGCATGGCGCCACCCCGCCCCAGCTGCCCTACGGCGGCGGGATGGAGAAGTTCCTCGGCACCGCTCACGTGCCCGGCGACGAGATCCTGAACCTGGCCATCTGGGCCCCCGAAGGACAGGCCGGCGCACTGGCACCCGTCATCGTATGGATCCACGGCGGGTCGCTCAGCCGCGGCAGCAATGCGCTCGAGGTGTACGACGGCACCCGCTTCGCCCAGGACGGCGTGCTCTTCGTCGGCGCGAACTACCGGCTGGGAGCCGAGGGCTTCTCGGTGTTGGACGGCGCCCCTGCGAACCTGGGACTGGCCGACCAGATCGAGGCCCTCCGCTGGGTGCGCAGGAACATCTGGGCGTTCGGCGGCGATCCGAGCCGCGTCACGGTGATGGGCGAATCGGCGGGCGCGATCACGATCGCCGCGCTGCTGGCGCTGCCCGACGCGGCGAGCCTGTTCGACCGGGCGATCATGCAGAGCGGCCCGCCGGACGCCAAACCGGCGAAAACAGCGGGCGCGGTGACCCGCGGCATGGCGAAGCTGCTCGGCGTCGCGCCGAGCAGGGATGCCTTCGCGGCACTCTCCCCCGCGCGGCTCCTCGATGCGCAGCGCCGGGCCACGGCCGGCACAACACCCATCACGGGCGGCCCGGCGTTCGCACTGACGCTCGGCTCGGAGACGGTGCCGCGGCATCCGATGGAGGCACTGACGACCGGGGCCGGCTCGGGAATCCCCGTGCTGTTCGGCGCCAACACGGAGGAGTACCGGCTGTGGTTCGTGCCGACCGGCCTGTTGACGAAGATCGGCTGGCTGCACATCGTTGTCGCGATGGCGAAGTTCGGGATCTCCCCCGGCACGGTGCGGCTGTACCGCCGCAACCGGCCCGGTGCCAGCGTCGGCGAGCTGTTCGGCGCGCTGGCGACTGACCTGTTGCTGCGCGTGCCGTTGAACAAGCTGGCCGACGCCCGCCTGGCGGTGCCCGGCGCCGCCCCGAGCTTTGTCTACGAGTTCGCCTGGCGCTCCCCCGTCGATGGTCTGGGCGCCTGCCACGCCCTCGAGCTCGGCTTCGTCTTCGACAACGTGGACAACGCGGAGGCCGTGGCCATGGCTGGGCCGGACGCGCCGCGCCGGCTCGCCACTGACATGCACGCCGCCTGGGTGCGTTTCGCCGCCACCGGTGACCCCGGTTGGCCGGCCTGGTCGGCCGAGCGGCCGGTCAAGATGTGGGACGGCACAACGGATGCCGTCGTGCCGGCGCCGCGCGAGCAGGAGCGCGCCCGCTGGCGTTGA
- a CDS encoding DedA family protein — MQPTLLGIDFLDADWLIHWFGPFILLGVAVVVFVETGLIVLSFLPGDSLLFTLGLLTATGFVQFPIWVTAGVVFVAAFAGDQLAYYLGRKAGPAIFKREQSRFFNPANVERTNAFFDKHGGKAILLARFLPVFRAFVPVAAGVGRMPYRTFITFNLLGAFLWGVGLTLVGFFLGQIDFVAKYSEFFIIGIILISGIPILVELGKAAKAALVKRHTAPASEAQESVTL, encoded by the coding sequence ATGCAGCCCACTCTCCTCGGAATCGACTTCCTCGACGCCGATTGGCTCATCCACTGGTTCGGCCCGTTCATCCTGTTGGGTGTCGCCGTCGTGGTGTTCGTCGAAACGGGGCTCATCGTGCTCTCGTTCCTGCCGGGCGACTCGCTGCTGTTCACATTGGGCCTGCTCACCGCGACGGGCTTCGTGCAGTTCCCGATCTGGGTGACGGCGGGCGTCGTGTTCGTCGCCGCCTTCGCCGGCGACCAGCTGGCCTATTACCTGGGGCGCAAGGCAGGCCCCGCGATCTTCAAGCGCGAGCAGAGCCGCTTCTTCAACCCGGCGAACGTCGAGCGCACGAACGCCTTCTTCGACAAGCACGGCGGCAAGGCGATCCTGCTGGCCCGCTTCCTGCCGGTGTTCCGCGCCTTCGTGCCCGTCGCGGCCGGTGTCGGCCGGATGCCATACCGCACCTTCATCACGTTCAACCTGCTCGGCGCGTTCCTCTGGGGCGTCGGCCTCACCCTCGTCGGCTTCTTCCTCGGCCAGATCGATTTCGTGGCGAAGTACTCCGAGTTCTTCATCATCGGCATCATCCTGATCTCGGGCATCCCCATCCTGGTCGAGCTCGGCAAGGCGGCCAAGGCCGCGCTGGTGAAGCGGCACACCGCCCCGGCCTCCGAGGCTCAGGAGAGCGTCACACTCTAA
- the dxs gene encoding 1-deoxy-D-xylulose-5-phosphate synthase → MSLLETIKGPRDLDALSKDQLVQLAAEVREFLVQNVAKTGGHLGPNLGVVEMTIAMHRVFDSPRDAMVFDTGHQSYVHKLLTGRQDFSTLRQRGGLAGYPQRSESVHDIVESSHASSSLSWADGISRAFSMTGQNDRHVIAVVGDGALTGGMTWEALNNITDDNARRLIIIVNDNGRSYAPTIGGMARFLNTVRTRQAYRELYMSSRKAFDKMGSPGRAVYRGVRGGLHGFLSRFSNNEALYSNLDIKYIGPVHGHDLVAMEEALRQAKGYGAPVIVHTITDKGRGYEPARQDAADQFHAVGQIDPETGESLDSSSAASWTSVFADEMVKLAAANERLVGITAAMLRPTGLHRMAERFPERVLDVGIAEQHAATSAAGLAFGGMHPVVAVYATFINRAFDQVLMDVALHKAGVTFVLDRAGVTGPDGPSHHGMWDLAILQVVPGIRLAAPRDATRLREELAEAVAVDDGPTVLRFPKGSVGVEFEAERRTEDGVDVLRESATSDVLLVAVGPMASVALEVADLLAVQGIGATVIDPRWVVPVPRSVIELSRSHRLVVSIEDGIKVGGIGTRIRQDLREAGVDTAVTELGLPDEFIDHATRAQIMFDIGLTAPQIATDITAMFAGSKVPHVGTPKV, encoded by the coding sequence GTGAGCCTTCTCGAGACGATCAAGGGTCCGCGAGACCTCGACGCACTCTCGAAAGACCAGCTCGTGCAACTCGCCGCAGAAGTGCGGGAGTTCTTGGTGCAGAACGTCGCCAAGACAGGCGGACACCTCGGCCCCAACCTGGGCGTCGTCGAGATGACCATCGCCATGCACCGCGTCTTCGACTCCCCACGCGACGCGATGGTGTTCGACACCGGTCACCAGTCCTATGTGCACAAGCTCCTCACCGGGCGGCAGGACTTCAGCACGCTGCGCCAGCGCGGAGGCCTGGCCGGCTACCCGCAGCGCTCAGAGTCCGTGCACGACATCGTCGAGAGCTCGCACGCCTCCAGCTCGCTGAGCTGGGCCGACGGGATCTCCCGCGCGTTCAGCATGACCGGGCAGAACGACCGGCACGTCATCGCCGTCGTCGGCGACGGCGCGCTCACCGGTGGCATGACCTGGGAAGCCCTCAACAACATCACCGACGACAACGCCCGTCGCCTGATCATCATCGTCAACGACAACGGTCGCTCCTACGCGCCGACAATCGGCGGCATGGCGCGCTTCCTGAACACGGTGCGCACCCGGCAGGCCTACCGCGAGCTGTACATGTCCAGCCGCAAGGCCTTCGACAAGATGGGCAGCCCCGGCCGCGCCGTGTACCGCGGCGTGCGCGGCGGCCTGCACGGCTTCCTCAGCCGTTTCTCCAACAACGAGGCCCTCTACTCCAACCTCGACATCAAGTACATCGGGCCGGTGCACGGCCACGACCTGGTGGCGATGGAAGAGGCGCTGCGCCAGGCCAAGGGCTACGGCGCACCGGTGATCGTGCACACCATCACCGACAAAGGCCGCGGCTACGAGCCCGCCCGCCAGGACGCCGCCGACCAGTTCCACGCCGTCGGGCAGATCGACCCAGAGACGGGCGAGTCGCTGGACTCGTCGTCCGCGGCATCCTGGACCTCCGTCTTCGCCGACGAGATGGTCAAGCTGGCCGCTGCCAACGAGCGGCTCGTCGGTATCACCGCCGCCATGCTGCGCCCGACAGGGCTGCACCGCATGGCCGAGCGCTTCCCGGAGCGCGTGCTGGATGTCGGCATCGCCGAGCAGCACGCCGCGACCTCGGCCGCCGGCCTGGCCTTTGGCGGCATGCACCCCGTCGTCGCCGTCTACGCCACCTTCATCAACCGGGCCTTCGACCAGGTGCTGATGGACGTCGCCCTGCACAAGGCCGGAGTCACGTTCGTGCTGGACCGAGCCGGTGTCACCGGTCCGGACGGCCCGAGCCACCACGGCATGTGGGATCTCGCCATCCTGCAGGTTGTGCCCGGCATCCGCCTGGCCGCCCCGCGTGATGCAACCCGCCTGCGTGAGGAACTCGCCGAGGCCGTGGCCGTCGACGACGGCCCCACCGTGCTGCGCTTCCCGAAGGGCAGCGTCGGCGTGGAGTTCGAGGCCGAGCGGCGCACGGAGGACGGCGTTGACGTGCTGCGCGAGTCGGCGACCAGCGATGTGCTCCTCGTCGCCGTCGGCCCGATGGCCAGCGTGGCCCTCGAGGTCGCCGACTTGCTCGCCGTGCAGGGCATCGGCGCGACCGTCATCGACCCGCGCTGGGTCGTGCCCGTTCCGCGCAGCGTGATCGAGCTCTCCCGCAGCCACCGGCTCGTGGTCAGCATCGAGGATGGCATCAAGGTCGGCGGTATCGGCACCCGCATCCGGCAGGACCTGCGGGAGGCGGGCGTCGACACCGCGGTGACCGAACTCGGCCTGCCCGATGAGTTCATCGACCACGCCACCCGCGCCCAGATCATGTTCGACATCGGCCTGACCGCGCCGCAGATCGCGACCGACATCACCGCCATGTTCGCGGGCAGCAAGGTGCCGCACGTCGGCACCCCGAAGGTCTAG
- a CDS encoding dihydrofolate reductase family protein, translated as MSTQYYVASSLDGFIADRDNSLDWLMQFGFEEFGARYEEFLAGVGAVIMGADTYEFLLNDPAEWSYSMPAWVLTHRELPAVDGADIRFAQGPIADVHAAAVAAAGGKNVWVVGGGNVAAQFADAGLLDELLVTLMPIALGAGRALLPMARNTPLSATGTTAYPGGAIELRYTVGTAER; from the coding sequence ATGAGCACACAGTATTACGTCGCATCCAGCCTGGACGGGTTCATCGCCGACCGGGACAACTCCCTCGACTGGCTGATGCAGTTCGGGTTCGAGGAGTTCGGCGCTCGCTACGAGGAGTTCCTGGCCGGCGTCGGCGCCGTCATCATGGGCGCAGACACCTACGAGTTCCTGCTGAACGATCCGGCTGAGTGGAGTTACAGCATGCCGGCCTGGGTGCTCACGCACCGGGAGCTGCCCGCCGTCGACGGCGCAGACATCCGATTCGCTCAGGGGCCCATCGCCGACGTGCACGCGGCAGCCGTGGCTGCGGCCGGCGGCAAGAACGTCTGGGTCGTCGGCGGCGGCAACGTGGCCGCGCAGTTCGCGGATGCCGGCCTGCTTGACGAGCTGCTGGTCACACTGATGCCCATCGCGCTGGGGGCCGGGCGGGCGCTGCTGCCGATGGCGCGCAACACGCCGCTCAGCGCGACGGGCACGACTGCGTACCCCGGCGGCGCGATCGAGCTGCGCTACACGGTTGGCACCGCCGAGCGCTAG
- a CDS encoding NUDIX hydrolase → MHPSPSGPLADLEALCARTLSWSPALTGSLPDGAQPRHAAVLVLFGVLDAVPATAGLPGPVPADLDVLLVRRAATLGSHPGQIAFPGGRQDDTDADATATALREAVEETGLDPSGVRTLGVLPEIPLAVSNHLVTPVLAWWTRPSEVVAVDHAETVDVFRVPVAELLAPANRAVTVHGSHRMPAFTVGGRLIWGFTAIVLARLFDDVGWSEPWDTERVVRPDN, encoded by the coding sequence ATGCACCCTTCCCCCTCCGGCCCCCTCGCGGATCTCGAGGCCCTCTGCGCGCGCACGCTGAGCTGGAGTCCCGCGTTGACCGGCTCGCTGCCCGATGGCGCGCAGCCACGCCACGCCGCGGTGCTCGTGCTCTTCGGGGTACTCGACGCGGTGCCGGCGACGGCGGGGCTGCCGGGGCCCGTGCCGGCTGACCTCGACGTTCTGCTGGTGCGGCGGGCGGCGACGCTCGGTAGCCACCCCGGGCAGATCGCGTTCCCCGGCGGTCGGCAGGACGACACCGACGCCGATGCGACCGCGACCGCGTTGCGCGAGGCCGTCGAGGAGACGGGCCTGGACCCGAGCGGTGTGCGCACGCTGGGCGTGCTGCCTGAGATCCCGCTGGCAGTCAGCAATCATCTCGTCACCCCGGTGCTGGCCTGGTGGACCCGCCCGTCGGAGGTGGTTGCCGTGGATCACGCCGAAACCGTCGACGTGTTCCGGGTGCCGGTCGCCGAGCTGCTCGCCCCGGCCAACAGGGCGGTGACCGTGCACGGCAGCCACCGGATGCCGGCCTTCACTGTCGGCGGCCGGCTGATCTGGGGCTTCACGGCCATCGTGTTGGCCCGCTTGTTCGACGATGTGGGGTGGTCGGAGCCGTGGGACACCGAGCGGGTCGTGCGACCCGACAACTGA
- a CDS encoding aldo/keto reductase, whose amino-acid sequence MKHITLGTGGLEVGRIGLGCMGMSAFYSGAGSDEAESIRTIHRAIDVGVTLFDTAEIYGPHLNEELLGRALAVRRDEVVLATKFGLVRKPDGSRGFDGSPANVRSSVDGSLRRLGTDRIDLYYQHRIDPDVPIEETVGALAELITEGKIHHYGLSEASPETIRRAHAEHPMTAVQMEYSLWTRDPEHAVLPVLRELGIGLVPYSPLGRGFLTGAIRSIDVLDEDDFRRHNPRFVGDNLASNLRILEEVDAVAAELDATPAQVALAWLLAQGDDIAPIPGTKHVSRLEENVAADALVLGEEQVLALTELDAPRGDRYADMSPLNG is encoded by the coding sequence ATGAAACACATCACACTGGGAACCGGCGGCCTCGAGGTCGGCAGGATCGGGCTCGGCTGCATGGGGATGTCGGCGTTCTACTCGGGGGCCGGCTCCGACGAGGCGGAGTCAATCCGCACGATTCACCGGGCCATCGACGTGGGCGTGACGCTGTTCGACACGGCCGAGATCTACGGTCCCCACCTCAACGAGGAGCTCCTGGGGCGGGCTCTGGCGGTGCGGCGGGACGAGGTGGTGCTGGCGACAAAATTCGGCCTCGTGCGGAAGCCCGACGGCAGCCGCGGCTTCGACGGCAGCCCCGCCAACGTGCGCTCCTCCGTCGACGGCTCGCTCCGGCGGCTCGGCACCGACCGGATCGACCTGTACTACCAGCACCGCATCGACCCGGACGTGCCGATCGAGGAGACGGTCGGCGCACTGGCCGAGCTGATCACCGAGGGCAAGATCCACCACTACGGCCTGTCGGAGGCGTCACCGGAGACCATCAGGCGCGCGCACGCGGAGCACCCGATGACCGCTGTGCAGATGGAGTACTCGCTCTGGACGCGCGACCCCGAACACGCCGTGTTGCCCGTTCTGCGGGAGCTGGGCATCGGGCTCGTGCCTTACTCCCCGCTCGGGCGCGGCTTCCTGACCGGCGCCATCCGGTCCATCGACGTGCTCGACGAGGACGACTTCCGGCGGCACAACCCGCGGTTCGTCGGCGACAACCTGGCCTCGAACCTGCGCATCCTCGAAGAGGTGGATGCCGTCGCCGCCGAGCTCGACGCGACGCCGGCCCAGGTGGCGTTGGCGTGGCTGCTGGCCCAGGGCGATGACATCGCGCCGATCCCCGGCACGAAGCACGTCAGCCGGCTCGAGGAGAACGTGGCGGCGGATGCCCTGGTCTTGGGAGAAGAGCAGGTGCTCGCGCTGACAGAGCTCGATGCGCCCCGGGGCGACCGTTATGCCGACATGTCCCCGCTGAACGGTTGA